Proteins from a single region of Desulfolutivibrio sulfoxidireducens:
- a CDS encoding OmpA family protein, with protein MLKLSDLRKPRDDGEEYWQLSLADMMTLILCFFVVILSVSKLDVLRYETVAGVMEKAMTKERRQEPVAKPVPRPEKRQKTPPVQDTTKKPAPVQPEVRAQASPPPPPKNIDQFRTEIATKLAGKTGQAEIIQTGQTLAVSLRGAAFFDLASAEIKPASLALLTDIADSLKGLPVKITVEGHTDNMPIESWLYPSNWELSSARASRVARFLMDHGIPKDDLKVVGLADTKPLAPNTGPDGRPIPENQAKNRRVVILVSP; from the coding sequence ATGCTCAAACTCTCGGATTTGCGCAAGCCGCGAGACGACGGCGAGGAATACTGGCAACTCTCCCTGGCGGACATGATGACGCTTATTTTGTGCTTCTTCGTGGTCATCCTGTCCGTGTCCAAGCTGGACGTCCTCCGCTACGAGACCGTGGCCGGGGTGATGGAAAAGGCCATGACCAAAGAACGGCGCCAGGAGCCGGTGGCCAAGCCGGTCCCTCGGCCTGAAAAAAGGCAAAAAACCCCGCCGGTTCAGGACACGACAAAAAAGCCCGCGCCGGTCCAGCCGGAGGTCCGGGCCCAGGCCTCCCCCCCCCCTCCTCCCAAGAACATCGACCAGTTTCGTACCGAGATCGCGACCAAGCTGGCCGGGAAGACCGGGCAGGCGGAAATCATCCAGACCGGCCAGACCCTGGCCGTGAGCCTTCGCGGCGCGGCCTTTTTCGACCTGGCCAGCGCCGAGATAAAACCCGCCTCCCTGGCCCTGTTGACGGACATCGCCGATTCCCTCAAGGGCCTTCCGGTCAAGATCACCGTGGAGGGGCATACGGACAACATGCCCATCGAATCCTGGCTCTACCCCTCCAACTGGGAGCTGTCCTCGGCCAGGGCCAGCCGGGTGGCCCGGTTCCTCATGGACCACGGCATCCCCAAGGACGACCTCAAGGTCGTGGGCCTGGCCGACACCAAACCCCTGGCCCCCAACACCGGCCCGGACGGAAGGCCCATCCCCGAAAACCAGGCCAAAAACCGCCGGGTGGTCATCCTGGTCAGCCCGTAA
- a CDS encoding motility protein A translates to MNIATVIGIIFGIGILFYATFLSTDDIGVFINFPGLAIVIGGTLASTFICFPMKEVMRVFSTFLMALKREELPIGNYIEEIVRIAREASTRGKIHLETALPGIENEFLKNAIQMLVDGYSREEIKEILDTRIEQTYQQEISSAGIYRTMAKLSPAYGIIGTLIGLIGMMQSMAGGLSQLGFQMAVALTTTLYGILLANVLFLPVAIKVEKRIEERVILMCVIRDGTLFIKDKTPAAIVLDKLKAYLPPRRWASVGKRETPARAGT, encoded by the coding sequence GTGAACATCGCCACGGTCATCGGCATCATCTTCGGCATCGGCATCCTTTTCTACGCCACCTTTCTCTCCACCGACGACATCGGGGTCTTCATCAACTTTCCGGGCCTGGCCATCGTCATCGGCGGCACCCTGGCCTCCACCTTCATCTGCTTCCCGATGAAGGAGGTCATGCGGGTCTTCAGCACCTTCCTCATGGCCTTAAAGCGCGAGGAACTGCCCATCGGCAACTACATCGAGGAGATCGTGCGCATCGCCCGCGAGGCCTCGACCCGGGGCAAGATCCACCTGGAGACGGCCCTGCCCGGCATCGAGAACGAATTTCTCAAAAACGCCATCCAGATGCTTGTCGACGGCTACAGCCGCGAGGAGATAAAAGAGATCCTCGACACCCGCATCGAGCAGACCTACCAGCAGGAAATCTCCTCGGCCGGCATCTACCGGACCATGGCCAAGCTGTCCCCGGCCTACGGCATCATCGGCACCCTCATCGGGCTGATCGGCATGATGCAGTCCATGGCCGGGGGCTTGTCGCAACTCGGGTTCCAGATGGCCGTGGCCCTGACCACCACCCTGTACGGCATCCTTCTGGCCAACGTGCTTTTTTTGCCCGTGGCCATCAAGGTGGAAAAACGCATCGAGGAGCGGGTGATCCTGATGTGCGTGATCCGCGACGGCACGCTTTTCATCAAGGACAAGACCCCGGCGGCCATCGTTTTGGACAAGCTCAAGGCCTATCTGCCGCCCCGACGCTGGGCATCGGTCGGCAAGCGGGAGACGCCGGCCAGGGCCGGAACGTGA
- a CDS encoding cyclic nucleotide-binding domain-containing protein, with amino-acid sequence MRHDTDLLAEDGSARTKTFHKGALIYKEGQESTVAFLVKQGRVGVYRVVGNKRVSLGVRGPGQIFGEMGIISGETRTANAEALEFTEVIILDQALLRTMLLKSPRPVQIIAGYLVDRVRALSARITDRPTGDLFLSVCRILALSYRSGAAAAPKPGHYEMSYAEACRTVKDILLISQLEIDEIVEKLAKMAVVELTDVKSAYFRTDPLLDTVKKGADFVKDRILRIPDLEKFLQVAKNLSRELRGQQALACDLEFMDLADFAREAGTTGEVVYRKIGYREIPDTLFFFHKPTALAYIERMGPDFFKRAKRPRLTLKDLETVDDLVQVDNATLQEVFSNLGFHKLAVLAAMAGEAAREKIYKNLSKKIAKVVRDEADSRSDWDEDEAADVERELLTSIKTMKGLGT; translated from the coding sequence ATGCGGCACGACACGGACCTCCTCGCCGAGGACGGCAGCGCCAGGACCAAGACCTTCCACAAGGGCGCGCTCATCTACAAGGAAGGCCAGGAAAGCACGGTGGCCTTCCTGGTCAAGCAGGGCCGCGTGGGCGTGTACCGCGTCGTGGGCAACAAGCGCGTCAGCCTGGGGGTGCGCGGCCCGGGCCAGATATTCGGGGAGATGGGCATCATCAGCGGCGAGACCCGCACGGCCAACGCCGAGGCCCTGGAATTCACCGAGGTCATCATCCTGGATCAGGCGCTTTTGCGGACCATGCTTTTAAAAAGCCCCCGCCCGGTACAGATCATCGCCGGCTACCTGGTGGACCGGGTCCGGGCCTTGAGCGCCCGGATCACCGACCGGCCCACAGGCGACCTGTTCCTCTCGGTGTGCCGCATCCTGGCCCTCAGCTACCGGTCCGGCGCGGCCGCGGCCCCCAAACCCGGGCACTACGAGATGAGCTACGCCGAGGCCTGCCGCACGGTCAAAGACATCCTGCTCATCTCCCAACTCGAAATCGACGAGATCGTGGAGAAGCTGGCCAAGATGGCCGTGGTGGAACTGACCGACGTCAAATCCGCCTATTTCCGGACCGATCCCCTGCTGGACACGGTGAAAAAGGGCGCGGATTTCGTCAAGGATCGCATCCTGCGCATCCCGGACCTGGAGAAGTTCCTCCAGGTGGCCAAAAACCTTTCCCGGGAACTGCGCGGCCAACAGGCCCTGGCCTGCGACCTGGAATTCATGGATCTGGCGGACTTCGCCCGTGAGGCCGGGACCACCGGGGAGGTGGTCTACCGGAAGATCGGCTACCGGGAAATCCCCGACACCCTCTTTTTCTTTCACAAGCCCACGGCCCTGGCCTATATCGAGCGCATGGGACCGGACTTCTTCAAGCGGGCCAAACGGCCCCGGCTCACCTTAAAGGACCTGGAGACCGTGGACGACCTCGTCCAGGTGGACAACGCCACCCTGCAGGAGGTCTTCTCCAATCTGGGCTTTCACAAGCTGGCCGTGCTCGCGGCCATGGCCGGAGAGGCGGCCCGGGAAAAAATCTACAAGAACCTGTCCAAAAAAATCGCCAAGGTGGTTCGGGACGAAGCGGATTCCAGAAGCGACTGGGACGAGGACGAGGCCGCCGACGTGGAACGGGAACTGCTCACCTCGATCAAGACCATGAAGGGACTCGGCACGTGA